In Bacillus thuringiensis, the DNA window TGTGGCTTGCTTTAATTTCAGGCTTGTAGTTATCTTTTAATTCTTTATCAGTGATTGTTTTCTCGATAGCTTTTTCTTGCGCTAATTGAGCACGCACACCAGTTTTTAAAGTTTCTTCTTTAATACCTTGTTGTTTTAATAGTGTATCGAATTGATCACCGTATTGTTTTTTCATTTCATCGAACTTTTTGTCTACTTCTTTGTCTTCAACTTTGTAGTTTTTAATAAGTACTTTTTCCATAACCATGTTGTTTAGTACTTGTTTACCAGCTTGTGTCTTCATTTGATTGTAGAACTCGTCTTTTGTAATGTCACCAGCTTTAGATGTAACGATTTTGTCTGATGATGATCCTGTTCCACATGCTGATAATGCGATTACACTTGTTGCGGCTAAGGCAAGCATAGCTTTCTTCATTCGATAAACACTCCTACTATTATGTATTTTTAATTTATCCTACACCAATGAATTTTGGTTCATAAGAGCCCGATTAAGTCTCACTGATACTTTTGCTTTTTTCGTTGGTAAAGCGCGCTTAACAGGGCTTACCGAGACTGAGGATAAAGTTAAGATGCGTGTCATTTATTTCATAGTATAAGCAATATGTACAGAATTTAATATATCATATTTCGACTCGATTTCATATTGATAAAGAAAATTTAACCAGTATGTGTCAGATTTTGAAGGTGTTCCATATTGGGCGTATGTCGCATATACAGAAAAGAGGAGGGGATGGGGATGAATTCTCAACTTATTTTATTACTTGTACTGTTTATTTTATTGGTTATAGTAGGTATAATTTGCTTATAGAGGAAAAAAGTGAGGAAGGGGCTTCCTTCCTCACTTTCCATGAAATATAATTTCTATATAACTAGAAATTAATAAAATTGTTATACATACATTAATAACCCGAAAGACACCGGGTTGGCGGCTCGCAGCTATTTGTTTTCGTTCACACAGTGTATGTGTCATAAAATTCGTGTAAAATATAACAAGAAGTGCGAATGCGACAAAAACAACTGTTATAAGTGTCATGAGGCGAGACCTCCTTTTGGCTAAAATACATATACTTTATATATTGTATCATACGATATTTTGTTCGTGTTATAAAATTCAGAAATAGAAGACTTTGTGTTAGAAAGAGAGGGAGAAAATGGACGTTGTTAGAAGATTAGAACAAGCTGAATACTACGTAGACCTACTATTTAAAATGATTGATGAAGAAAAGTGTCCATTTTATTCTTTAATCATAAAGAAAAAAGCTCGCAAAAAAGATATTGAACGTATACTACATCTTTGTGAAATACTGAACGAGCAATATATAGTGGAGAAAGCAGAAGGGCTTCTTTTGTTCGATGCGCTGTTAGATCAATTTGAAAAAGCGCTTCCACATCAGCTCGAAGTACACGAAACTGCGGAAGCGCTAGCAAAACAAGGTTTATTTAAGCCGCTTATGAATGAATTCTTAAGCATGATTGCGAAAAAATAAATAGATTATTTCTTAACTAACTTCTGATCGGATTCTGTAAAGTTCTCTTCAATATCTTCTAATGATTTCTCAAAAATATCGATGAAGTCTTGTCCGTAAATGTTACGCAAGATAGCGATAAGTTCGATATTTTCTGGGAACTTCCCATAAAAATTACGAAGTGCAAGAGCCCCATTAAACACTGAATTATTTTCAGGATCATACTCCTCCATTAAGCGAAGTAGTAATTCTTCCCCTTTGTCTGTAATTTCAATGTACGTATTTCGTTTATCATCTTCTTTTTTCGAGAATACAAGATAGCCGCGTTCTTCCAGCTTTTTCGAGAAGTTAAATGCCGTTGATACGTGCATAACTCCAAACTTAGCAATCTCAGAAATAGAAGCCCCTTTTAAATGATAAGCGATTGTTAAAATATGATGTTCATTAATGTTTAAATCGTAAGGCTTAATCCACTGTTGCCAATCTTTCTCTACACATTTCCATAACGCTTTCGATAATTGAGCAATGCGTTGGCTGAAAATCATCGCTTCTTTTACCGAGTAATCTTTTTCTCCACTTTTCATTTACTCACCCACTTTAACATTCTTTTTCATTACTATCTATTATGCCAGTAAAATAAAAATTAATAAAGTCTTTTTGTGAGAATTGTGAAAATTTTTTAATAAAATGACATTCTATACAAATCATGCATAACTATGGAAGCGTTTTATGGGTCGTGAATACATGTGTTGTCCTTACATGTTAAGTGATAACATATATTGTAAATGCATAAAAACACGGCATATCTGTGTGATATGCCGTGTTAAGGTAAATTTATATAAAAAATATTTGTTATATGCAAAAAACTAAGCAGGAATTTGTTTACGCTTTTTCTGGAACAGCTTCTTGTAGTTTCTCAATTGATTTTTGAATGTCCAAAATCTCTTTCTCAATATGGCGCTTGTTTTGAGAAATATCTTGCTTCCAGTTAGAAAGCGTATCGTGCATATCGTCTTTTAATTCTTGAAACACTTCTTTACCTTCTGAAGCAGTTTCAACGATTTGCCGTTTTAATAATTTTGTATCAGCTGTAATATCAGCTAAAGTCTTTTTCATATCATTTCCTTTTTCTTTCAGCTTACCGCGCATAGCTTTACCAGAAGAAGGAGTAGAGAAAAGAACGGCTAATCCAGCAACTGCTCCGCCGCAAATGACACCTGTAATAAAGGATTTAGCTTTTGACATAAAAGGAAACCTCCTTATTTTTTGTTCGTATTCATGATGTGAAAAAATATGCATATCTTTAAGACAAGGGAAAGAAAAGTGCACAGTCCCCGGCATCTTGAGTGGAGAAACAAGCCGTGCAATATGTAATCACTTTAGGAAAGTGGCTTGTTATGTATTACTTCTTATTATAGTGTCATTATTTCACACTATTTGCAATTGTACTTGCGATGTTTTGTAAATTTTCCATTGTGTATTCATTTTGATGTGATTTCCAAACAGCACCGAAACCATCGTTTTCACCGTAGCGTGGAATTAAATGAAGGTGGAAGTGGAACACAGTTTGTCCAGCTTTTTCACCGTTATTGTTAAGTAGGTTAAAGCCAACTGGATTAAACTCTGCTTTAATCGCATTTGCGATTTTCGGAACGACAGAAAAAATGTGTGATGCGATTTCTGGCGTTAACGCAAAAATGTCTTGTTTGTGAACTTTTGGAATAACAAGAGTATGTCCTTTTGTTACTTGACTAATATCTAAAAATGCAAGCACATGTTCATCTTCGTATACTTTTGAGCAAGGGATTTGCCCGTCAATAATTTTACAAAAAATACAATTGTCCGCTGTATGGTTCATTGATCTCATCCTTTCAAGTAGCCTTAGCCGTATTTTACCATAATTATATAAGAGAACAAACACGAAAAACAGGAAGCTGACTCAGCTTCCTGTTTTCTGAAGAGGGATTGAAAAAGCATTATCGTAATTTACGTTTCGCAGACACCTCATTTATTTAAGAAATGCACGGTAAATCGGCTAAAGTTTCTGCCGTAGACACCCCATTTTCAAGTGAAATGAATTGCAATCTTTATAAAAGGAAATTGTTTATTTTTTAAAACAGTATATGCTCTTTCGGAGACACCCCGTTTCTAAAATGAAACAAATGATCTGGTTATGTGTAAATTTCTTTGTCCAACATGGACACCCCATTTCATGATGACTTCACTATGTTGTTCTACTCATCAATTGGTGGTTGCTTTTTCAATGTGTTCCTTCTTCACTAATTATGATGTCCGCTTTCGTAAAAATATATGCTAACAAATTTAAATTTTTTTTGAGGGCATCGATACTATGTAGTACAGCGCCATTTTTGGTAAGATGAATATAGAATGAATACTAATGAAGAAAGTGGTGTCGTATGAGCGAGTTATTGCGTGTAGAAAATGTTACAGGAGGATATACGAAACGACCTGTACTAAAAGATGTTTCGTTCTCTGTGGATAAAGGTGAACTTGTCGGCTTAATCGGTTTAAATGGGGCGGGTAAAAGTACGACGATTAAACATATTATCGGTTTAATGGAACCGAAAAAAGGAACTGTCACAATTAATGGGAAAACAATTCGTGATGATATGACAGCGTATCGTTCTAGTTTTTCGTTCATCCCAGAAACACCAGTATTATATGATGAGCTAACGCTAGAAGAGCATTTGAAGTTAACAGCGATGGCGTACGGTGTTGATGAAAAACAATATGAAGAACGTGTAGGACAACTATTACAAGAATTTCGCATGAAAAATCGTTTAAAATGGTTCCCATCTCATTTCTCAAAAGGGATGAAACAAAAAGTAATGATTATGAGTGCATTTTTAGTGGAACCATCTCTGTACATTGTGGACGAACCTTTCGTTGGGCTTGATCCGTTAGCGATTCAATCACTACTTCAAATGATGGATCAAATGAAAAAGAGTGGTGCAGGAATCTTAATGAGTACACATATTTTAGCGACGGCAGAGCGTTATTGTGACTCATTCATTATTCTGCATCAAGGCGAAGTAAGAGCGAAGGGAACATTATCTGAGCTGCAATCCGATTTTAATATGCCAGGTGCAACGCTAGATGATATTTATATTGCATTAACGAAGGAAGAAGATTATGAATAGCACAGCATTATGGAAAGAACGATTTCGTCACTTTCTACAAGAAGTTCGTACATATAGTAAATACGTATTTAATGATCATTTAAAATTTATTTTCGTATTCATCATCGGCGCAGGAGCGTATTATTACCAGCAATGGTTACAAACGTTAACACCTTTGTTTCCAACTGGGCTCGTTATGGCAGTGTTACTTGGACTCGTATTAACAGCCGGATCAATCCAAACATTATTAAAAGAAGCAGATCTCGTTTACTTACTGCCAGTTGAAGAAAAGTTAAAACCTTACTTTACAAAGGCATTTCTCTTTACGTTTATGATTCAGTTATACATAATCGCAATCGTAGCAGCAGCGCTTGCCCCGTTATACTTCCAGCAAATGAAGCAAACAGGAGCAGCTTACATATGGATTGTACTCGCGCTTGTCATTGTAAAAGCGTGGAATTTATTCGTCGCGTGGGAAAAATCATTTTTAACCGATCAAAATATACAAAGAGCTGATTGGTTCATTCGTTTTATTTTAAACGGCTTATTTGTGTACTTCCTTGTAGAACGTACTTCCGTTATGTTTATTGGCGGAATCATCCTTCTCATGGTATTATACCTCGCTATCATGCATCAAATGGTGAAGGGAAAGCCGCTAAACTGGGAGTATTTAATTTCTGAAGAGGGTAAGAAAATGATGCTGCTGTATCGCATCGCGAACATGTTCGTTGACGTACCAGCATTAAAAGAAAGAGTATCTCGCCGAAAATGGCTGGATTTCATTCTTTCAATAATCGGTGAAAAGCGTACATATCTATACTTATATACGAGAACATTTTTACGATCTGGTAACTATTTCGGCTTGTATGTGCGCCTGCTCGCTCTTGGCGGAGTTATTCTTTACTTTATTCCGTTTTTATACGGACGATTTATCGTAAGCTTTATCTTCCTATACTTAATCGGTTATCAGCTATTAACTTTATGGAAGCATCACCGCATGAAGATTTGGCTTGATTTGTATCCGGTCGGGGGAGAAGAGAAGAAGAAAGATTTTCTTGTCTTATTAAATGCGATCCTTATTATCGGCAGCGTTGTATTTACAGTTATATTCGCCCTTGCGACGAAAGATTTCATGATGACGGGAATTTTATTAGTCGTAAGCATAGTATTTAGTATCGGTTTCGTTTATCAATACGGGGCGAAACGTATTGAGCTTTTAAATTGAAGGGAATGAACCTATGATTACATATGAAGAGAAGGTTATAAAAGAATTGGAGCAGTGGAAAGCTACATTCATGAAAGATTCTTCTATGATGACACGGTTCTCTAAGAAAGTGCAGACGAAAGTACAACAGCTTATTCCGGCGAAAGTGCAAAAAGTATTAACAGAAACGATTCGGATGATGGTGCAAACGATTAGTGCCGGATCAAACTTTATAAAGCCGAAATTAAAAGAGACGAACTGGTCATTGCAAAGACGAGACGACGAAGTACGTAAAAAAATGGATGAGTACAAAAAAATAGCAGCGGCAGAAGGAGCAGGGACGGGAGCTGGCGGTATTCTCCTTGGTCTTGCTGACTTTCCGCTTCTACTCGGCATTAAAATAAAATTTTTATTTGATGCAGCAACGTTGTACGGGTTTGATA includes these proteins:
- a CDS encoding YjcZ family sporulation protein; translation: MGVCRIYRKEEGMGMNSQLILLLVLFILLVIVGIICL
- a CDS encoding DUF1878 family protein; this encodes MDVVRRLEQAEYYVDLLFKMIDEEKCPFYSLIIKKKARKKDIERILHLCEILNEQYIVEKAEGLLLFDALLDQFEKALPHQLEVHETAEALAKQGLFKPLMNEFLSMIAKK
- a CDS encoding HTH-type transcriptional regulator Hpr; translation: MKSGEKDYSVKEAMIFSQRIAQLSKALWKCVEKDWQQWIKPYDLNINEHHILTIAYHLKGASISEIAKFGVMHVSTAFNFSKKLEERGYLVFSKKEDDKRNTYIEITDKGEELLLRLMEEYDPENNSVFNGALALRNFYGKFPENIELIAILRNIYGQDFIDIFEKSLEDIEENFTESDQKLVKK
- a CDS encoding YtxH domain-containing protein, translating into MSKAKSFITGVICGGAVAGLAVLFSTPSSGKAMRGKLKEKGNDMKKTLADITADTKLLKRQIVETASEGKEVFQELKDDMHDTLSNWKQDISQNKRHIEKEILDIQKSIEKLQEAVPEKA
- a CDS encoding HIT family protein: MNHTADNCIFCKIIDGQIPCSKVYEDEHVLAFLDISQVTKGHTLVIPKVHKQDIFALTPEIASHIFSVVPKIANAIKAEFNPVGFNLLNNNGEKAGQTVFHFHLHLIPRYGENDGFGAVWKSHQNEYTMENLQNIASTIANSVK
- the ecsA gene encoding ABC transporter ATP-binding protein EcsA, with translation MSELLRVENVTGGYTKRPVLKDVSFSVDKGELVGLIGLNGAGKSTTIKHIIGLMEPKKGTVTINGKTIRDDMTAYRSSFSFIPETPVLYDELTLEEHLKLTAMAYGVDEKQYEERVGQLLQEFRMKNRLKWFPSHFSKGMKQKVMIMSAFLVEPSLYIVDEPFVGLDPLAIQSLLQMMDQMKKSGAGILMSTHILATAERYCDSFIILHQGEVRAKGTLSELQSDFNMPGATLDDIYIALTKEEDYE
- the ecsB gene encoding ABC transporter permease EcsB, translated to MNSTALWKERFRHFLQEVRTYSKYVFNDHLKFIFVFIIGAGAYYYQQWLQTLTPLFPTGLVMAVLLGLVLTAGSIQTLLKEADLVYLLPVEEKLKPYFTKAFLFTFMIQLYIIAIVAAALAPLYFQQMKQTGAAYIWIVLALVIVKAWNLFVAWEKSFLTDQNIQRADWFIRFILNGLFVYFLVERTSVMFIGGIILLMVLYLAIMHQMVKGKPLNWEYLISEEGKKMMLLYRIANMFVDVPALKERVSRRKWLDFILSIIGEKRTYLYLYTRTFLRSGNYFGLYVRLLALGGVILYFIPFLYGRFIVSFIFLYLIGYQLLTLWKHHRMKIWLDLYPVGGEEKKKDFLVLLNAILIIGSVVFTVIFALATKDFMMTGILLVVSIVFSIGFVYQYGAKRIELLN
- the ecsC gene encoding ecs operon protein EcsC, whose protein sequence is MITYEEKVIKELEQWKATFMKDSSMMTRFSKKVQTKVQQLIPAKVQKVLTETIRMMVQTISAGSNFIKPKLKETNWSLQRRDDEVRKKMDEYKKIAAAEGAGTGAGGILLGLADFPLLLGIKIKFLFDAATLYGFDTSNKEERLFILHVFQLAFSSDDHRKEIWKAIETWDTEEENHMDWEKFQTEYRDYIDLAKMLQLVPIIGAPVGAYANYQLLQRLGEVTMNCYRMRLLNRD